From a single Fluviispira sanaruensis genomic region:
- a CDS encoding ParA family protein, with translation MLNSDYELSIMDVANLLGVTRQAVSQFFKPKAGALARGNKKNASVPPDVIRSYLEITKGYTYKKQAIAFQIVKGGVGKSSLSKNFAIRASMYGYKVLLIDFDHQLNLTVSMNAFHEDNLVWLDYLRKKTTNIFDLVKPINSHLSIIPSSPKNCLMDKEIILGAANLSNLIADPINQLFSEFDLIVVDCPPALTHLTHAIYLSVDRIIAPVKPDVYSKLGLEQVFNQWEEISSSYKKNPEINILVNMYDPRIKASTSYLQQFYAQYANYMIPNLIRQSSEFVSSMEDQEHLWTKRATQAGEDLDVIVKHILNLYEVSSTNSKKKSDLKEEEAEL, from the coding sequence ATGTTGAATTCAGATTATGAATTGTCAATTATGGATGTAGCAAATCTATTGGGAGTAACTCGACAAGCAGTGTCCCAATTTTTTAAGCCTAAAGCAGGGGCTTTAGCTCGTGGCAATAAAAAAAATGCATCAGTCCCTCCCGATGTAATTAGGTCTTATTTAGAAATTACAAAAGGTTACACTTATAAGAAGCAGGCAATTGCATTTCAGATTGTAAAAGGTGGAGTTGGTAAATCTTCATTATCAAAAAACTTTGCAATTCGCGCTTCGATGTATGGCTACAAAGTTTTATTAATTGATTTTGATCATCAATTAAACCTAACTGTTTCAATGAATGCTTTTCATGAAGATAATTTAGTGTGGCTTGATTATTTAAGAAAAAAAACGACAAACATTTTTGATTTAGTTAAGCCTATTAATTCACATTTAAGCATTATTCCATCATCACCAAAAAATTGTTTAATGGACAAAGAAATAATTCTTGGAGCCGCAAATTTATCAAATTTAATTGCTGATCCAATTAATCAATTATTTAGTGAATTTGATTTAATAGTAGTTGACTGTCCACCTGCACTCACGCATTTAACTCATGCAATTTATCTATCTGTTGATAGAATTATTGCTCCAGTAAAGCCTGATGTATATTCTAAATTGGGACTTGAACAGGTTTTCAATCAATGGGAAGAAATATCTAGTTCGTATAAGAAGAATCCTGAAATAAATATACTCGTAAATATGTATGATCCTAGAATTAAAGCTAGTACTTCATATTTGCAACAGTTTTATGCGCAGTATGCAAACTACATGATCCCAAATCTTATTCGTCAATCGTCAGAGTTTGTTTCTTCTATGGAAGATCAAGAACATTTATGGACTAAAAGAGCAACCCAAGCGGGGGAAGATTTAGATGTGATTGTGAAACATATACTTAACTTATATGAAGTCTCATCTACAAATAGTAAGAAAAAGTCAGATTTAAAAGAAGAAGAGGCGGAATTATGA